In the Quercus lobata isolate SW786 chromosome 5, ValleyOak3.0 Primary Assembly, whole genome shotgun sequence genome, one interval contains:
- the LOC115989273 gene encoding phospholipase A-2-activating protein-like, with protein MRINGRTNSFVANHLSESLQCLASTLRRWRSGQSSESWEAHKAAIQALIKLPSGELVTGSSDTTLKLWRGSKCTHTFVGHTDQI; from the exons ATGCGGATCAATGGCAGAACCAACTCCTTTGTAGCAAATCATTTATCTGAGTCTCTACAATGCTTGGCTAG CACATTAAGACGTTGGAGAAGTGGCCAATCTTCAGAATCCTGGGAGGCTCATAAGGCAGCAATCCAAGCACTCATAAAGCTGCCTTCAGGCGAGCTTGTTACAG GTTCAAGTGATACAACTTTAAAACTTTGGAGGGGAAGCAAATGTACACATACTTTTGTTGGGCATACAg ATCAAATATAG
- the LOC115990885 gene encoding B3 domain-containing protein At3g18960-like, translated as MASQWQRDNDDGPADRSPYFFKIILPNVVQEGKLPAFMLWRFFLQRIPDKFAQKFGVDLSDMAFLTIPNGRKWKVKLTQHAGGVWFQNGWSKFASSHGVAVGHLLVFKYEGNSQFDVLIFDATATEIDYTLDDELQVHRIEDDESDDSSVEIIKHFYRGEGSGSAHPKKDGGVAKNLVIANAFKSENPLFTVIMRPSYVNGKDRASLPQDIINYLPRDGFTKDYTKASILPVKLQIVDRLWPVKLYIYERSGGSSCVVSAGWSAFVRENSLQVGDVCVFELIMRDGVVLNVHIFKCQD; from the exons ATGGCTTCTCAATGGCAGAGAGACAACGACGATGGTCCTGCTGATCGGTCCCCATACTTTTTCAAGATTATTCTGCCGAATGTTGTTCAGGAAGGAAAGCTT CCTGCATTTATGTTATGGAGATTCTTTTTACAAAGGATTCCAGATAAGTTCGCGCAGAAATTTGGAGTGGACCTGTCAGATATGGCCTTTCTCACTATTCCAAATGGTAGAAAATGGAAAGTCAAGTTGACACAACATGCTGGGGGGGTTTGGTTTCAAAATGGTTGGTCCAAATTTGCAAGCTCTCATGGTGTAGCCGTGGGGCACTTGCTGGTTTtcaaatatgaaggaaattcacAGTTTGATGTACTCATATTTGATGCCACTGCAACAGAAATAGACTATACTTTAGACGACGAACTCCAAGTTCATAGGATCGAAGATGATGAGAGTGATGACAGCTCTGTTGAAATCATCAAACACTTTTATAGGGGAGAGGGTTCAG GATCAGCCCATCCTAAGAAAGACGGTGGTGTAGCTAAAAATCTTGTTATAGCCAATGCTTTTAAATCAGAAAATCCCCTTTTCACTGTTATCATGCGTCCATCCTACGTTAATGGCAAGGATCGTGCG AGTTTACCCCAAGACATTATCAACTACTTACCGAGAGACGGGTTTACCAAGGACTACACCAAAGCAAGTATACTCCCTGTCAAGCTCCAGATTGTGGACCGATTATGGCCTGTGAAGCTATACATTTATGAACGAAGTGGGGGTTCATCATGTGTCGTATCAGCTGGTTGGTCTGCATTTGTGAGGGAAAATAGTTTGCAAGTAGGAGATGTTTGCGTATTTGAGCTGATTATGAGGGACGGTGTTGTGTTAAACGTCCACATTTTCAAGTGCCAAGACTAA